The genomic region ATGCTCGCCTTCATCCGCGCCGCGCGCCGCGCGCTCTACGTGGAGATGTTCATCTTCCACGACGATCCGACCGGCAAGGAGATCGCCGACGCCCTCGTGTCGCGCGCCAAGGAGGGCCTCGACGTCCGGATCCGGCTGGACTCGCTGGGGGTGGAGGGGGGCCGCACCGACTACCGGATGTTCGACTACCTGAGGCGCGGCGGGGTCCGGGTCCAGACCCACAACCCCTGGTACTGGAGCCTGAACGGCTTCAACGTGACGCACCGCAAGCTGTTCGTGGCCGATCAGCAGCGGGCGCTGACCGGTGGGGTCAACGTGGGCGACGAGTACCGCTACCACTACTACGACGCCATGCTCGAGATCGAAGGGGAGGCCGCCGGCCAGATCGCCCGGGTCTTCAAGGAGGCCTGGGGCGAGGACCTGGCCGCCTCGGCGAGCGAGCCGAAAGCCCCCGTTGCCCCGGGAGCGGAGCCCCTGCAGATCGCGCTCGCCTCGCCGGGAACCTCCCAGGCCCACGAGATCCGCGACGCCTACCTCACGGCGGCGCTCGGCGCCAGCGAGAGCCTGGATGCGGCCTTCCCCTACTTCTGGGACGAGGAGCTGGTCTCGGCCTTCGCCGAGGCCGCCCGCCGGGGAGTCCGCGTGAGGATCCTGCTGCCCGACTGGAGCCGCTTCGACGCCTTTCACCTGCTCAACCAGTCGAGCGCGAGGCGGCTGGCGGCCT from Pantanalinema sp. harbors:
- a CDS encoding phosphatidylserine/phosphatidylglycerophosphate/cardiolipin synthase family protein, with translation MTQSFRSSENALPPRAPFRRAVLALCAASCLAGCFKLPAPRFEPPRRGGSDIRHLVEGECKLPTSCDNRVRIHVGGESTHQAMLAFIRAARRALYVEMFIFHDDPTGKEIADALVSRAKEGLDVRIRLDSLGVEGGRTDYRMFDYLRRGGVRVQTHNPWYWSLNGFNVTHRKLFVADQQRALTGGVNVGDEYRYHYYDAMLEIEGEAAGQIARVFKEAWGEDLAASASEPKAPVAPGAEPLQIALASPGTSQAHEIRDAYLTAALGASESLDAAFPYFWDEELVSAFAEAARRGVRVRILLPDWSRFDAFHLLNQSSARRLAASGAQVALVKEKFLHLKYLAADRLWASLGSANGDTRSLSENYELNVFFLRRQTVHAIDDLVYEPLWQGAHRVSLQAEFEPPAAKGWTLPLLEGIKGWF